The following are from one region of the Mauremys reevesii isolate NIE-2019 linkage group 2, ASM1616193v1, whole genome shotgun sequence genome:
- the SAMD9L gene encoding sterile alpha motif domain-containing protein 9-like: MGKKRAKVKNLEKSEQPNLPPNIDDWTKEQVKQWVTEELKIDQKYGEILFSQDVTGSALKLFTKEHLTAIGITYGPALQILNALKCNFLVESTAQTVIQEGREKTFDEKYLMEKEDGGSTKQDEKNKGKSKSADATSETQELRVSECTESVLTDRTENKLGEAKDKSKKILENNQHPTGQNCLPYPFDEFHDSRRYIQHYILNVPETGPLNLIEPAHEFKLFTNTENATEEDIKLKFSNETFRFAAACMNSRTNGTIHFGVSNKPHGEIIGVKLSSKDEFIDYFNEKIEKYFDRSFVRVAKACIREPRFVEVLLQNNTPSNTFVIEVDVVPNHSICETKFFHINNYNFKTKTWEQSLFIRDGPSSKNILNNPKELQSFKSKITTAADRRKAAEEERREKRPKKENEGRKLISLLTGSKDLLDNSYYDWYILVTNKCHSSQTQHLDFLQEVKWFAVLEFDSQSENIGVAKKYREKRGANLHFPNQYQIKGKSFSEIIEDLNLYHQPSWIFCNGRSDLNDEKYQPLDPSLWQQKRAAEVRNLISFLSHPDVLQRGKFLVVFLLLDKVDNPGDPLIEIFCTFYQNLEGLEDMLCICIGAQTFKLWKDLLQARSISPDELTKRCVANLNLPTVNGTILKLKSVTQSSQRLLPCNGSSTILLKKEEDFMTALEILCENECKDTDIEKDKVQFSEFRKSQEEHFYRGGKVSWWNFYFSSENYSSPFIKRDSYEKLEELIQSSSHSSTQKPSKVINLYHSPGCGGTTLAMHVLWELKKKFRCAVLKNKTVDFAEIGTQLTTLITYGATNQDDYLPVLLLVDHFEEQENVYLLEHEIQSAITRKCISYENPLLIIINCMRSQNPVESSKCSKSDSINLKCKLSFKEQRAFEKKLEEIKQQHQHPEDFYSFMIMKEQFNPEYIKNVVKNTLKGLDINSKQGQLISFLAILNSYVTESTVSVSQSEDFLGIISKYWGKESLEDKMGICSNILIQSQVQEYGTYKGVRIIHPLIANCCLEEFNLTYKLTKSAITLQLLKQNLFYDTGLGRKKLLDDVQSMLLTRQRKEHGDDTDTLFSPLIEKIQKEEGSAEVESVLREGAIRFSQNPFICQALARHYYIIDKNFVSALEWAKKAKKRAPNNSYISDTLGQVFKSQVKNWVDENAKRKVITAEDLKRLLELAKCASEAFKESQQQNESTDNVREAFQLQKSKRRYDTYNTAGYLGEIETGLYTIDILGCTPLFNKKNPLSQEDMLQYLSGKHAIPTATSDTESEEYKFALDHYHHYLSNLRSSLKEAFDFFENYFVLLKTKNIEKESVEFKIRKKVRECFNKYAEIFCHLDPEISGDNPMSSKLSLPRQEDHCRRSLEASKADRFSGLLEYLNSHEKAVSKVEDIVNKYTFLIEKCTPGPLLRDKQNFILANIVLSCIKPKSRKICALHELKAQLRKILQQVGLEHRFSEPYFLASLLFWPENQKELDQDSRQMEKYVTSLKKSFRGLYKQMCRSKQPIAHFYLGSRGGLNRLVHKGKIDQFFSALQVHELHSLWQKGCIWEENDVQNLLLRLDGKVENDLVYVDYGIDEKISIPVRPAFLGQLRSGKSIERVSFYLGFSMDGPIAYDIKMI; the protein is encoded by the exons atggggaaaaaaag GGCTAAAGTTAAAAACCTTGAGAAGAGTGAACAACCAAATCTGCCTCCGAATATTGATGACTGGACGAAAGAACAAGTAAAACAATGGGTAACTGAAGAACTTAAGATTGACCAGAAATATGGTGAAATCTTGTTTAGCCAAGATGTGACAGGTTCAGCCTTGAAGCTGTTTACTAAAGAACATCTTACAGCTATAGGCATAACGTATGGCCCAGCTCTTCAAATTCTGAATGCACTGAAATGTAACTTTCTAGTTGAAAGCACAGCTCAGACAGTTATACAAGAAGGTAGAGAAAAGACttttgatgaaaaatatttaatgGAGAAGGAAGATGGAGGAAGTACAAAGCAAGACGAAAAGAATAAAGGAAAATCAAAGTCAGCGGATGCCACAAGTGAGACACAAGAACTTAGAGTATCTGAATGCACAGAGTCTGTGCTCACAGATAGAACAGAAAACAAGTTAGGTGAAGCAAAAGATAAATCAAAGAAAATACTGGAAAATAATCAACATCCAACCGGACAAAACTGTTTGCCATATCCTTTTGATGAGTTTCATGACAGTCGTCGTTATATACAGCACTATATTCTTAATGTCCCTGAAACAGGGCCACTGAATCTCATTGAGCCAGCACATGAGTTCAAACTCTTCACAAACACAGAGAATGCAACAGAAGAGGATATTAAGCTGAAATTTAGCAATGAAACCTTTAGATTTGCTGCTGCATGTATGAATTCCCGCACCAATGGTACTATTCATTTTGGAGTAAGCAACAAGCCACATGGGGAAATTATAGGAGTGAAACTAAGCAGTAAAGATGAATTTATTGactattttaatgaaaaaattgaAAAGTACTTTGATCGAAGTTTTGTCCGTGTTGCAAAAGCCTGCATTAGGGAACCTAGATTTGTGGAAGTATTATTGCAAAATAACACTCCATCAAATACATTTGTCATTGAAGTAGATGTAGTTCCAAACCACTCTATATGTGAAACTAAATTTTTCCATATAAATAATTACAATTTTAAGACTAAAACTTGGGAACAATCTTTATTTATACGGGATGGACCCAGCTCTAAAAACATTCTTAATAATCCAAAAGAACTCCAGTCATTTAAGTCCAAGATTACGACTGCAGCAGATCGTCGAAAAGCAGCAGAGGAAGAACGCAGAGAAAAACGACCGAAGAAAGAGAATGAGGGTCGAAAGCTGATTAGTCTTCTCACAGGTAGCAAGGACTTGCTGGATAATTCCTATTATGACTGGTATATATTAGTAACAAACAAGTGCCATTCATCTCAAACACAGCACTTAGACTTTTTGCAGGAAGTAAAATGGTTTGCTGTGCTGGAGTTTGATTCTCAGTCAGAAAATATTGGGGTGGCCAAAAAATACAGAGAAAAACGAGGTGCAAACCTTCATTTTCCAAATCAGTATCAAATTAAAGGGAAATCATTTTCTGAAATAATTGAAGATCTGAATCTCTATCACCAGCCCAGCTGGATTTTCTGCAATGGCAGATCAGACCTTAATGATGAAAAATATCAACCTTTAGATCCCAGTTTGTGGCAACAAAAGAGGGCTGCTGAAGTCAGGAACTTGATTTCATTTCTTTCACACCCAGATGTACTGCAAAGAGGAAAGTTTCTAGTAGTGTTTCTTTTGCTCGACAAAGTAGACAATCCAGGGGATCCCCTTATTGAAATATTCTGCACATTTTACCAAAATCTGGAAGGGCTTGAAGACATGCTCTGCATTTGTATTGGTGCACAAACATTCAAACTATGGAAAGATCTTCTGCAAGCTAGATCCATTAGTCCAGATGAACTTACTAAGAGATGTGTTGCTAATTTAAACCTTCCAACAGTGAATGGCACTATCCTTAAATTGAAATCTGTGACACAGTCTTCTCAGAGGCTTTTACCATGTAATGGTTCTTCTACTATTCTTCTAAAGAAGGAAGAAGACTTCATGACAGCATTGGAAATACTTTGTGAAAATGAATGCAAAGACACAGATATAGAGAAGGATAAAGTTCAATTTTCTGAATTCAGAAAATCTCAAGAAGAGCATTTTTACCGGGGTGGCAAAgtatcatggtggaatttttatttctcttctgaAAACTATTCTTCCCCCTTTATCAAAAGGGACAGTTATGAAAAACTTGAAGAGTTGATTCAATCTTCATCTCATTCCTCTACACAAAAACCATCAAAAGTTATCAATCTTTACCACTCTCCAGGCTGTGGTGGAACTACCTTAGCTATGCATGTTCTCTGGGAGTTAAAGAAGAAATTCAGATGTGctgttctgaaaaataaaactgtTGATTTTGCAGAAATCGGAACACAGTTGACAACTTTAATCACCTACGGCGCAACCAACCAAGACGATTACTTGCCAGTATTACTTCTTGTAGATCATTTTGAAGAGCAAGAAAATGTCTACCTTCTGGAGCATGAAATTCAGTCAGCTATAACAAGAAAATGCATTAGCTATGAAAACCCTCTACTGATCATCATAAATTGTATGAGATCCCAGAATCCTGTGGAAAGCTCAAAGTGCAGTAAATCAGACAGCATTAATCTAAAATGTAAACTTTCTTTCAAAGAGCAACGGGCTTTTGAGAAGAAACTGGAAGAAATTAAACAGCAGCATCAGCATCCTGAAGATTTCTATTCATTTATGATTATGAAAGAGCAATTTAATCCAGAATATATAAAAAATGTGGTCAAGAACACACTGAAAGGTTTGGACATTAACAGCAAACAAGGACAACTTATTTCCTTCCTGGCAATATTAAACTCTTACGTTACAGAGTCCACTGTGTCAGTATCGCAATCTGAAGATTTCTTAGGAATAATTAGCAAATATTGGGGTAAAGAAAGTTTAGAAGACAAGATGGGAATTTGTTCTAATATTCTAATACAAAGTCAGGTGCAAGAATATGGAACATACAAAGGAGTGCGTATCATTCACCCACTGATCGCTAATTGCTGTCTGGAAGAATTTAACCTAACCTATAAGTTAACTAAAAGTGCAATAACACTGCAATTGttaaaacagaatttattttaTGATACTGgcttaggaagaaaaaaacttCTAGATGATGTGCAAAGTATGCTACTTACCAGACAACGTAAAGAGCATGGAGATGACACAGACACCTTGTTTTCCCCATTAATTGAAAAAATTCAGAAGGAAGAAGGTAGTGCTGAAGTTGAAAGTGTGTTACGTGAAGGAGCCATTCGATTTAGCCAAAACCCATTCATTTGCCAAGCCTTAGCAAGACACTACTACATTATAGACAAGAATTTTGTCTCTGCACTGGAGTGGGCCAAAAAAGCCAAAAAGAGAGCCCCTAACAATTCATATATATCAGATACTTTAGGCCAAGTCTTTAAAAGTCAGGTAAAAAATTGGGTGGATGAAAATGCAAAAAGGAAGGTCATAACTGCTGAAGACCTGAAACGTTTGCTAGAGCTTGCTAAGTGTGCTTCAGAGGCTTTTAAAGAATCCCAGCAACAGAATGAAAGTACAGACAATGTAAGAGAAGCTTTTCAGCTCCAAAAGTCTAAAAGGAGGTATGATACTTATAATACAGCTGGTTATCTGGGGGAGATAGAAACTGGTCTGTACACTATAGATATTCTTGGGTGTACTCCtcttttcaacaaaaaaaatccattgtcCCAAGAAGATATGCTACAATATTTGTCAGGAAAGCATGCCATCCCAACTGCAACTAGTGACACTGAAAGTGAAGAATATAAGTTTGCACTTGACCATTACCATCATTATTTATCTAATTTGCGCTCAAGTTTGAAAGAGGCATTTGACTTTTTTGAGAACTACTTTGTccttctgaaaacaaaaaatattgaaaaagaaAGTGTGGAGTTCAAAATACGTAAGAAGGTTCGAGAATGTTTCAACAAATATGCAGAAATATTTTGCCACTTGGATCCTGAGATATCGGGGGACAATCCAATGAGCTCAAAACTCAGTTTGCCTCGGCAGGAGGATCACTGCAGGAGAAGTTTGGAGGCTTCCAAAGCAGACAGGTTTTCTGGGCTTTTGGAGTATCTCAACAGTCATGAAAAAGCTGTAAGCAAAGTGGAAGACATAGTGAATAAATACACATTTTTGATTGAAAAATGCACACCCGGACCCCTATTGAGGGATAAGCAGAATTTCATTTTGGCAAACATTGTTCTCAGTTGTATTAAACCTAAATCCAGAAAGATATGTGCTCTTCATGAATTGAAAGCACAGCTTAGAAAAATCCTACAGCAAGTAGGACTAGAGCATCGATTTTCAGAACCTTATTTCTTAGCCTCTTTACTGTTCTGGCCAGAGAatcaaaaagaattagatcaggATTCCAGACAAATGGAAAAGTATGTCACATCATTGAAGAAGTCTTTTAGAGGACTATACAAACAAATGTGTCGTTCCAAACAGCCTATTGCTCATTTCTATCTTGGAAGTAGAGGAGGTCTGAATAGGCTTGTTCACAAAGGCAAAATAGATCAGTTTTTCAGTGCGCTCCAAGTACATGAATTGCATTCCCTGTGGCAGAAAGGATGCATATGGGAAGAAAATGATGTCCAAAATCTATTGCTTCGTCTAGATGGCAAGGTCGAAAATGATCTTGTCTATGTGGACTATGGAATTGATGAAAAAATCAGTATACCAGTGCGACCTGCTTTCTTAGGCCAACTCAGAAGTGGCAAAAGCATAGAAAGAGTGTCTTTCTATCTGGGATTTTCCATGGATGGCCCAATAGCATATGACATAAAAATGATTTAA